The genomic segment ACAAATATATTCTGAACATTAAATTAATAATCCTATAGACCGAGACTTTGATTGCCACATGTCCAGTATTGAGGTAGAGACGATCCAAGAAGAGGCAGAAGTACTCGCATTCGACCTATGGGACACACTACTCAATCGTGAAGCGACGTTAGTCCCTGCGCTGAGTGCATTGCTCAACGACCACGGGAGCGATTACGACCCCGAGATCCTGCTTCGCCGGTATTTGGCCATGCACTTCCGGGACTCGATGATCGATTCGTTGATCCCGGGGCCCCACACCCCATTCAAGGAAATCAGCCGTCGAGCCCTCAGCTACCGGCTAAAGCAAATCGATCTCGACGTTCCTGACGAGGAGGTTCGTGATGTCATCCGGCAGTGGAAAATGCTCCAACCATACCCAGACGTCGACGCTGCATTAGACCGCTTGGGCGAGGAGTACAAACTGGTTGGCCTCTCGAACGGCGATCCTGATATGCTTGATGCTGTCCGTCCAAACTTCGATACGGAGCTAGACGGTGTAGTGTCGGTTGCTGATGCCGGTGCGTACAAACCACACCGAGCGTCATATGATCTGTGCTGTGAAGAATTCGATGT from the Natronococcus sp. AD-5 genome contains:
- a CDS encoding haloacid dehalogenase type II, producing MSSIEVETIQEEAEVLAFDLWDTLLNREATLVPALSALLNDHGSDYDPEILLRRYLAMHFRDSMIDSLIPGPHTPFKEISRRALSYRLKQIDLDVPDEEVRDVIRQWKMLQPYPDVDAALDRLGEEYKLVGLSNGDPDMLDAVRPNFDTELDGVVSVADAGAYKPHRASYDLCCEEFDVAAHQVVFVTAHTFDLVGAKAIGMRGAFLNRHENPYGSWIHQPDITVADTEELANVLTS